Within Massilia endophytica, the genomic segment TCACACGCTTCAGCTCATGGCCTTCGAGCTTCGTCACCTCGCGCACCGCGTCCTCGATGGCCACCTGCACCTCGGCCAGCGCCGGAATCGGCACCCACAGCGGCAGGTCCTCGTCCAGCACATGGTCCTCGCGCACATAGCCGTGGGCCAGCACGTAGTCCCCGAGCTGCTGGGTGGTGCGCAGGCCCGCGCAGTGGCCCAGCATCAGCCAGGCGTGCGGGCGCAGCACCGCAACGTGGTCCGTAATGGTCTTGGCGTTGGCCGGCCCCACGCCGATATTGACCATGCTGATGCCGCTGCCGTCGGCGCGGATCAGGTGGTAGCCCGGCATCTGCGGCAGGCGCGGCGGCACCGCGCCGAAGGCGTCGCCCGGCTGCACCTTTTCGCCCGCGCGGCGCGTGACCACATTGCCCGGTTCGATGAAGGCGACATAGCCCTCGCCTGCCTCGGTTGAAGGCGCGTTCATGATCTCGTGGCCGAGGCGCACGAATTCGTCGATGTAGAACTGGTAGTTCGTAAACAGCACGAACTTCTGGAAATGCTCGGGCGAAGTGCCGGTGTAATGGCGCAGCCTTTGCAGCGAATAGTCCACGCGCGGCCCCGTGAACAGGGACAGGGGCTGGGCTTCGCCCGGCTGGGCCTCGAAGGTCCCGTTGGCGATGCCGTCATCCATGGCGGCCAGGTTGGGCAGGTCGAAGAGGTCGCGCATCAGCAGGCGGCGTTCCGCGCTCAGGCTTCCTTCGATATGGTAATGCTCCGCGAAGGAGAAATGAATGGGGATGGGCTGGGCGCTCAGCCCCACCTCAATCTGCATGTTCTGGCGGCCGTGGTTCTTGAGCAGAAGGCGGAACTGCTCATGGTAGTAGTCGCCGAACAGGTCGGGCCGGGTCAGCGTGGTTTCGTAGGTGCCGGGGCCTTCCACGAAACCGTAGGACAGGCGGGAATCGGCTCGGGCAAAGGTATCGCTCTGGACGCGGACGAAGGGGTAGCAGGCGCGCACATGCTCGGCCGGCGTTTCGCCGTCGACAAAGCGCTGCAGGGCTTCGCGCAGATGGCGGATGCTGCCATCGTAGATGGCCTGGACCTGCGCCAGGGCGGCCGCCGGATCGTCGAATCGGGCTGGCGGAACAAAGGGGCGGGTCGACATATACAGCTCCTTTCACATTGGCACCATACTATCAGATACACCAAGTATGGCGAGCTGATGCTCATGTGGAATGTTGTGCGCGCCCAAAATTCGTTTCACGCTAATATGCTCCGTCCCCCTAACGGCACGCCTATGGCTGAAAAGCGCACTGCTCCCCTGATCGATATCGTCGTGCTGGGTTCGTCTCCCCGCGCGGAGACATTGCTGCGGCGCGATCCCCAGTTCGTTCTGCACCTGGCTCCGCTGGCCTCCGGCTTCGCGGGCGCGGAGCACCGTCCCCAGCTGATGCTGGCCGCCCTGCCCGGCGCAAACGTGGCCTCGCTGGCCCGCCTGCGCAACGATCCCCTGCTGCAGGATTGCGCGCTGGTGGCCCTGCTCGAAAGCGACGAGGCGGCACAGGAAGCAGAGCAGCTGGTGGAGTTCGACGACCTCATTCTCATGCCCGCCACGCCGGACGAATGCTTCTACGCCCGCCTGGGCGCGGTGCTGAACGGCGCGCGCGTGCGGGCGCACCGCAATGAACGCAACCGGCTCCTCAGCCAGATCGACGAAGCCCTGCGCAAGCTGAACGAGCCGGAAGCGGTGACGCAGGCGGCCGCCGAGCTCCTGGGCCGCCACCTGGGCGCCAGCCGCTGCGCCTATGCCGACGTGGAGGCGGACGAAGACACCATCAATCTCACCGGCAATTACAACGACGGCGTCGGCAGCATTGTGGGCCGCTACCGCCTCGCGCAGTACGGCACGGAATGCCTCACGCTCATGCGCCAGGGCCTGCCCTTCGTGGTGGAAGATGTGGCGGGCGACCCGCGCACCCAGGCCGTGCTGGACACCTACCGTTCCGCCGCCATCGGCTCGGGCATCTGGGTGCCCCTGCTGCATGAGGGCCGGCTGGTCGCCGCCATGGCAGTGCACGATCTCGCGCCGCGCCGCTGGCGCGCGGACGAAGTGGCGCTCCTCACGACCGTGGCGGGGCGCTGCCGCGAATCCATCGAACGCTGCCGCATCGGGCGCACGCTCCACGCGCGCGAGCTGCGCTACCGCACCCTGGTCGAGACTGCGTCCTCCATCGTGTGGAACACGGACCCGCAGGGCATGCTCGCCGAAGGCAATACCGCCTGGGCCGAATTCACCGGCCAGAGCGCCGGGGAATACCGTGGGGACGGCTGGCTGAACGCCCTGCATCCCGATGACCGCGCGGCCACCGCCCGCAACTGGGACGAAGCGGCCC encodes:
- a CDS encoding AMP nucleosidase, whose protein sequence is MSTRPFVPPARFDDPAAALAQVQAIYDGSIRHLREALQRFVDGETPAEHVRACYPFVRVQSDTFARADSRLSYGFVEGPGTYETTLTRPDLFGDYYHEQFRLLLKNHGRQNMQIEVGLSAQPIPIHFSFAEHYHIEGSLSAERRLLMRDLFDLPNLAAMDDGIANGTFEAQPGEAQPLSLFTGPRVDYSLQRLRHYTGTSPEHFQKFVLFTNYQFYIDEFVRLGHEIMNAPSTEAGEGYVAFIEPGNVVTRRAGEKVQPGDAFGAVPPRLPQMPGYHLIRADGSGISMVNIGVGPANAKTITDHVAVLRPHAWLMLGHCAGLRTTQQLGDYVLAHGYVREDHVLDEDLPLWVPIPALAEVQVAIEDAVREVTKLEGHELKRVMRTGTVASTDNRNWELLPQRTPERRFSQSRAVALDMESATIAANGFRFRVPYGTLLCVSDKPLHGEIKLPGMANQFYRDRVDQHLRIGIRALELLRALGVDRLHSRKLRSFSEVAFQ